A segment of the Parasynechococcus marenigrum WH 8102 genome:
TTCCGTAGCACTCACTCCTGTAATCACACTCTGACCTGTTTCAACCATGGCGGTCTCCCCTTCCTGCACCAACAATGTGGGCTGGGCCAATGTTTTGGCACTGGAAGACTGAATCATGGCCTCCACATAGGAATAAAAAGAGTCATCTTTGTAAGAATTTAACTCTCTCTTTGGAACAAGCTTTTCCCTGCCATACTTGTCGTATACAGGGACCAACTGCTGCTGCGAATTGGGGTTAGCATCCGGCACATACACCTCTTGACCATTAACAAGAAGCGGTTTTTTCAAAACAGTATAACCAGTTATCTTTCCAGATTCATCTCTATCCTCAACGACTTCCGCACTCTCAGCCAAGGGAATAAAAGAAGGATTAACAATCTGAGCAGGAACCCCCGAATCACCAGGCAAGACACCTGGCTGCATTGGGTTGGAGCCATCATAGACACCCGTAGCATCTGCAGAACTGGGCATATTCTGACCAAAGTTCATGTGCGCTTTTCCACTCTGACTAACGAGAAAGACGTCACCCATACGCGCCGAAAAACTGGAGTCGATGCTTTTATCGTTATTCAAAAAGAAGCTCCCCCAGCGCCTCGCTCATCACCTCACGCTGCATCGGCATGCCATCACGGCAGGCATCA
Coding sequences within it:
- a CDS encoding type II secretion system protein GspD translates to MGDVFLVSQSGKAHMNFGQNMPSSADATGVYDGSNPMQPGVLPGDSGVPAQIVNPSFIPLAESAEVVEDRDESGKITGYTVLKKPLLVNGQEVYVPDANPNSQQQLVPVYDKYGREKLVPKRELNSYKDDSFYSYVEAMIQSSSAKTLAQPTLLVQEGETAMVETGQSVITGVSATETANGSTQFQNTRENAGLTVDLSVSKIDDNGFISLELKPEISVPIPAGTQEGVGIFNIQARKLESGSIRLRDGQSLILTGVITDSDRQQVRKWPILGDMPLIGQLFRQSSSSREKNELVIIVTPTILDDEQGGRFGYGYQPGTPAGRQLVQSEV